The DNA region GAGGTCTGTTCATTGGTGGTGGGTGTTACAGAGCAGAAGTGGTTTTAAAGCTTTGGAACCCAAAGTGTGAAGAACTCTCTGTAAATGAGGGTGGTGGTATTTAGAGGAAGCTGGGGGTAAATTTTTTGTAATATAAGTGACCATATAAATGACTTGTAAAAAAAGTTGTGCACCCACTCTTCTATTTAAATGATGAAATCAGGGTTTTGTacatttcactttcataaatTGGAGGTTATAGAAATAATGGTTTTACCTGTTTATGCATcatattgtgtgcatgtgtgatagGGTTCATTTGAAGGGCTGCAGGAATACCCAGTTTTCATACAGTTCTATATAAAACAGTCTCTGTAAGCAGGTCATCACTGACAACTCATTTTATTCCAATGAAAAACAAGTGAGAAAAGATCTCCCCAGGCCCCTCAAAGACACAGTTGCATAGTTTGAAAAAGGCAAACTTGGTGTGTGTTGAAAGCCTGTTTCTTCACTGTCAGCCTGTTCTCTTGAAACCAGACCAAGTGTTGCTATACACACCTTTCAACAAGCAACCCTTTCTCTTAGCTCCACTCTTAGGAGTGGAGAATTTGGTTCTAGAAATACTTCCACAATTATTCCTTCTCACTCTGAAGCTTCCAGGCTGGATAAACATAATTTCATCTATGCCAAAAACAGACTACtaagaaacagaataaatattaataaatacctGCATCAGTTGTACAGTCTCAATGCCTCAATAAATACCAGCATTTCTGCCACTGCTAATTTGTTCAATAAATTAGCTAGCATGACTTTCCACATGGTGTAAATCATTAATGCTGTTAGCACTGGAATGGAAACACTTCAGGTGATAATGGTTGGGTTTTCATCCTGCATATGTATTTTAGCCAGATAACCCCATCTCAATTTAGATGTTTAGAGCACCAATTCTCAGACCTTGGAAAGGGATTTTGCTGTCATGCTAACATAccttccagccatctcctccAATATAGTAAGACATTGACCTGTTAAAGCAGAGAAACTGGCAGCCCCAAGTCAAGCTAAGAGGACAGAATAGACTCCAAACTAAAGATTGAGTTCCCTTTTCAGATCTAAACAAGCAACTAATGGGGAATAGTAaaacttgcttttttattttctcttagtcACTTGCTTTTGGTTCTATCCTAATTAGGTAAATAAAAATCATCTTCCAATGCCCATTAATCAGCTACCAGCTATAGAGTTCTTTTAAGAACTGATTTAGTCTTGTGCTTATTGtccaaattaaatttttatgaaaGATTCTGGTAACAGATCCTATATAATTGAAAGACTTAAGTCCCCTGGAGTTTTTCCTTTGAATGAAGTAAGAGATTTAGTTTAACTAATTAAAATCTTTATTCACGGCTCCTTTAGTATGAGCTTGCCATTTACTAGcatggattttaaaaaagtagaattttaaatCGGGTACAGACTAACTGAAAGTTTTTCTGTGAGTTACAATTCTTTATTCTGACTCCTGTCATGGAAGAAGTACGGGAATCAGTCTAATAATTAGTTCTGTATTTTTTCGTAAGGTCACTTGAACTAGAGCTCTAGAAGCCATCTGCTCTGGGAGTTGCTTGCTCTTTGGTGCAGCTGTCCACCCACTTGGTAGAGGAGCAGAGGGTTGCAGGAGGCCCTGTATGAGACCTCTGTCTGCACACGTTGCCCGCAGACCTCTTGACCTCCTCAAGCTTGAAGGCCTGGTCCTTGTATTCCCTAACTGGTAGcattttcaagatatttttagGTAGACGCTGTCAGGACCCAGAAGAAAAAGtttcacaaaaaaaaaagtttcacaaaTGTTTTGAGACCCTTAAGCTTCATTTTACAGCTCATCAGTGAATGAAGTTAGAACAGCCTTGTCCCCATTCTCTTGGTACTAAAATGCTACCAATCTGAGCTGTAGTATCTTATTGAAAATGCaccaccaccccatcccaccaTCCTCAGATAAGATCTTTAACAGATTTGTAGGCTCCCAGCAGGGACCTCCTTGTGAGCCCGCAAACCCATTCAGCTGGGAGCCTGTGGAGCAGCAGGCTGGCCTTCAACACCTGGCTTCAAGAGCGGGGCAGGACTCCAGGCGCTTGCGCAGGTGATTGGCAAAATCCACCTGGGTCTGCGAGAGGACCTGGTTGATGATGGTCTTCGGCAGCCATCCCTAGAGTCAAAGTTAGAAGAATTTGGCCATCTTGTGATTGACGTCCCACCCTAGACACCTGCAGTCCCTATCACACACCTGGTGGGTTGCCTAGGCTTGGTCTTGCAGCCCTGTTGGGAGGTGTGCCCTCTCAGGGGCTGGAAGACTGCTTTACTGCCCTGCTGTCAGGACCATGTCAGAAGCATGGGATTAGTTGTCCAGACAGATTGCAGCCCTGTCTTCCCTATGGTGTGACCGTGAGCTAGCTACCATACCTTTGGGGGCCTAAGTTTCCTTCTTTCTGATATAACTACCGAGATGAAATTTGATAAGAAaagtaagaggggaaaaaaaaaaaaagagggagccaTTGCAGGCTTCTGAGATGATGGAATAGCAGGCCGTCACTCGTTTGTTCCCGCTGCAGCAGTCTGCTTCTCTCAAAATGGAGAGTTCTTCATGATCTTGTGGGCTGATGTGGGAGGgctgtgttagttactcagtgttgtcctactttttgcaaacccatggactggagcccaccagactctgtccatggaattctccaggcaagaatactggagtgggtagccattcccttctccaggggatcttccccacccagggactgaatccaggtctcccgcactgcaggcggattctgtaccatctgagccaccagggaagccggtggTAGGGTAAGAGCCTACTTTTCTCACCACCCCCTCGGCCCCCTCCCGTGCCCCTTACCTTGAGGTCAATGCTGAGCAGCCAGGTGAGTCTGGTCCTTGAGGGACTTCCAGCCAGGGGGCGGAGCACCATGCAGGTGGGGCCGTGCTCAGCTCTGCCAGGTGAAGACATATCAGGTCAAGAGGACAAGCCCAAGTTCTTGAATGCTGGCTACTTACATTACCCACATTCCTCATGGACCTCATCTTTTTTTAAGTCTCATCGGAGAAGTACTACTTGCCAAGGGTGAGATTTAACAGTTGGCAGGGTCACCAGCTCGTCAGAACAAAGGCCAGCTGGAGCCTGGAGGCCTGCAAAGCCTCTCAGTTGGGATAACGGGGAGGTCGGGAAAGGGTCCAGGGTGGTGCTGGGGGCCCCAGGAAACTACGATGGCAACTGTTCTAAGTGGTACGGACTCGGTTTTCATCAACATTACAGTCGGACCTGAGCATACCAGCTAAACAGCAGCCCTACCTCTAGTTTTAGAAAATTACTAAGGTTCTTAAACTTGCTGGGAGGGTCAGGGCAACCTGGCTGTAGAagtttggccaaaaaaaaaaaaaaaagaagtttggcCAATCTTGTCTTCCTCCCCTGCTATGGAAAATAAGACAGAGGGTAGGAACCAAGGGTTGGATCTTTGAAGCCGAGGATTCATCACACACTTGGCAGGCACGTGTCCCCAGGCTGTGTTAGAAAAGGgagctttggggcttccctggtggtccagtggctaagactccacgttcccagtgcaggggacctgggttcgatccttgatagggaattagatcccacgtgctgcaactaagacccagcccagcTAAATAAATTAATGGGAGCTTTGGGGGCTGCTGCCAGTATTACCTGATGACACCCTTCTGCTGGGGCATCTCCTCGTAGAGTGTGGCCGTGCCAGCCAGCACGCACATGGAGCCCCGGCGCTTGGTACAGCGCACACTCACGAAGTCTCGGGGCCCCACGAGGTTTCCTGCCGCCTCTGCAGCCAACTCGTGAGTGATGACCGTGTCTTTTCCAATCTTCTGCAGGACCTGCCAGGCCACAGGGAACCAGAGACACTACTCAGCCAGGTCGGGGGAGAGGCACCACCCCCAGCTCGCCATAGCCCCCTTCCGACTGCTGCAGCCGCCCTTCCTACTGGCCCTCCCCACCTTGATCTCCTTGACATTGGGGTTCCACTCGCCCATGGCCTCCATGCGCTCCACAAGCTCTTCGTAAAGCCTCTCCATGGGCTggtccaccaccacctccaacCGGAATACCTTGCCCACATCGGGGATCACTTTACTCAGCACCTCGTCCCCATTGGCCTGTCGGTGAGGAGAGAGGAGCCCCAGGGAAATGTTAGAGGAAAAGTATTCCCAGCGTAGGACACATACAGTGCCTGGCAAGGCAGGGGGGGAACTCTAGGCTGAACCCGAAGGAGCCTGGAACCGTCCTTGATAAAGGCAGGGGAGGTCTTATTTCCTGCCACCAGCCTTTTTCATCTGCTGTGGACTGGAGAGGTAGCCTGCCTGTCCCCTGGGTCCTTTTTTCTTGAGGATCAATGTATTTTCTTAAATACTGATATGCATTTATTTGTCTAGATAAAAATCAGAATTATCTTGTAAGATTTTCAACAAACCTGCGTTAGGTTTTTGATTGAGATTAACTTggagaaaataaacatgtttcaCTACAGAGTCCTCCCACATCTAGGGGGTAAATGTTGACAGGGGTGGGTAGGTCCACCTGAGAAGGCCCTTACTTGACTTCAGAAGCTCAAAGATCCTGAGAGAGAGATTCATTTGGGAGTGAAGAAAGTGGTCTGCAACCAGCTAATTTcacagaggttttttgtttttgtttttgttttttaccagtCCAATCCCTCATTTTACACCAGAAGAATGTATGGCCAGAGAAGGTCAGCGAGTAGCCCCAGGACCCTTAGCAAGAGCATTCCTGGGCCCAGGTCCCAGATTTCCTGACTCCCAAACTCGTAGTCTGTTAACACAgagaacctggagaaggaaagacctCGCCTGAACTTTGGCCAGTGGGCGGCTTGTGAACTTGCCTCGAGAATAGAGCCAAGTCTCGGTAGAGCCATCGGTCTTTGACCTGCGCCTTGTTCCCAGCGCCCCGTGAGAGGGCAGTGCTCAGGAGCAGCGCACACCAGAGGGCCTTGGCCTGCTGTATTCAGGCCAGCCCTGTCACAGGTGGGCCCAGGTCACCCCTGCAAGGTCAGCAAGGAGGTGGGCTAAGAGCGCTTCGGCCCTGGAACTTCTGACCAGGGGATGAGGCCTCTCCTGACCCTAGAGTCGCTATTGCATGGTCTGAATGGGCGTACGGCGCATCCTGGAGGGGAGCTAAGGACTTGGGGACAGCTTTTCTCAAGCACAAGTCTCCAGAACATCTTTGATGGAGGACGGGGGTAACCGGGGTATATTCTTGGGGAACGAGAATTCAAACtgcttactggggcttccctggtggctcagtggtaaagaatccgcctgccaatgcaagagacacgggttcgatccctggtttgggaaaatcccacatgccaggggcaacCAAGCCCGTGCACCACGACTATTGCGCCTGTAGCTCTACAGCCCAGTagatgcaactactgaagctcgcacgccctggagcctgtgctctgcaatgataGACGCCATGGCCAGGAGAAGCCCacgtaccgcaactagagagcaaccgctgctcgctgcaactagagaaagcgatGAGGCGCtcccagcaatgaagaccgagggcagccaaattaaaaaggaaaaaaaaaaaacaactgcctGCTGTCCAGTGACTACTGCTCGAGGCTGGACTTCTGAGAGGAGCAGAGACTGTAGCTGGCCTTGAGGATGGCACGATAACAGCGAGGAGGTGTGGgttcctctgtggcccccttacCTGCCGGCTCTCCTTCTTCCAGCCCTCCTGGTCTCTGATGATGCCCAGGGCCCTCTGCATGGCCTCCTCTCCCTGCTGGATATAGGCCAGCTCTTGGTCGCTGTAGAGAGGGTCTTCCAGCTGAGAACCTGGATGCAAAGCCAAGGAGACACTGAACGTCTAGCCTCCTGCCAGTTTCACCCTTTGGATCCCCGAAGAGCCCAGACCAAAGTCACAGGGTCCCAGTCACAGGCTGAGTTAGACACAGGGATCTGGCTGTGAACAACGCCATTCCCATAGAGGGAGTGAGGAAGGTGGGGAGTGAGGGGACGGGATCTGGGAgaccacagccacacacacacttgcactcgGGAGCCCCCTGCCACTGGCAGAAGCCCAGAAACCTCAGCTCTTACCTAGCAGAGAGCCGCGACGCCGAACCTGGTTAATCCACACAGCTGGGGCCGGGCCCCCCAGGGCCCTCCGGTTCAGCTCCTGGCCGATGGCCAGCACGGCCTGCTGCCGCAGCCCTGCCAGAAACGGAGGGAAATTGTTGCTTAGGAGCAGGAAAGCCTCTTAGAAACGGACCCTTCCATCTTTCCTCTCATCACAGAGGAGGAAGGTGGCCTGGAGGGAAAGTGACTTGATCAGGAAGGATTCCCAGAGGGATGACTCCAGGGCCCAGAAACCTGCCTTCTGTCTCACTGGCCCCACCTGGAGCGGGCTGAAGTTGTCCAACCAAAACATCCCACTGTTGCAGACACCCCGTCCCCTGAGGTCTGTGAGAATAACTGCTCCATGTGCctggggcgggtggggggtgggtctTTCTGATTTAGGGAGAATAGTTCCATGCCAGtgcaggtcttccaagggcagctTCTATCTAACCAGTAGCCGGTTGAGCCCAATGTAATTGGAAAGGACTCATTTAGATTGCTCTGTGGTCCCTTGAGGGGATTGACTCAAATGACTCTGGGTCCTGCAGGAACCGATTTCCACCTCCTGACTGTATGATGCTGATAAAgagcccccccacaccccccacatgCTCTTGTCCTactcccctttctttttcttctctccctctcccgcCCATCAGCTCTCAGGCTTGCCAACACGGGGGCTTGGAGTCTGGGCTCCCCACCTCCGCCACTGTGGCCAGATTTCCCTGGCACCCTTGGTACCCATCCTAGAGGAAGGCAAAGTCAGGTAGAAGCCCAGATGGCTTGGAGCCCTGCAGGGGAGGCCAGGGGTGACTGAGCCTGGAAGGCGCCTTTGTGTCTAGCTCAATTCTTCAGTGACGGGGTGGGGGGCTGTTGAGGTGCAAAAGGTGAGCGGCTTGCCCAGGCTGCCTCCATGAGAGGCACAGCTGGGGCCAGATCCTGAGTGGCCTGCCCCTGAGCTGTGCCCTTTCCCCATTAGACCCTGCTGAGTTCCTGGCCACCCAGGTGAGGTCCTTGGGAGCTCACCCTTCATGCTGCGCACGTGTCTGTAGGCGCTCCCGGCACACAGCTTAAACGTCGCGAGGAACATCTTTCCTGGCAGTAGGAGCAGGTGTGGAGTCCGGCGGGGATGCTGAGGGCTCCTGCTGTGGCCTCTGGTCCTGGAGGATGGCTGCTCCTGTCCTTCCTCAGCCCGTCAGTGTTGTGGCCTCGGGCCCTGCAGCTGTGGCCAGACTGTGCATTTCTGCGCCTTAAATACCTCCAGCTGAAGGCTGTGTTTCATCATTGGGAGATAAAAAAGCCATCACTCAGCGTGGAAAGGAAGGAACCAAGGATAGAGAGATTGCCTCACCAGGAGACTTTGGCCATTTGCGGGGagctggggtggagagggagggtgcAGAAAGGGGAAGGGAGGTTGGTCCTGGCCGGGATGGATGGAggggagagaaaagggagaagCAGAGGTCAAGGCAATTTAGAAGAAAAGTATGCACATGTGACATTAATTGGCCAGCAGCCTGCTGTTTAGAACGTGATTCTGTAGCTGTCCCCTGCTCAGAAATTCCAGGTTTAACAGGTCCAGAATTGAGGCTGTGAAACccgtattttaaaaaacaagcctGAGGTGATCGCCATGAAAGTATTCTATCAACTGTACTCTAGACTTTGAGGAACTCTGCCCTAGGAGAGTACTCAGGGCCTCTGCTGGGTGCTAGCAGAGGCCACCCCACACCGGTTCTACACGAATCAAGTGTAGGCCCCTGTGGTCACTGACCTATAGTAATCCTGGAAAGAAATTAGAAAGAAGATAAGGATGAGGCAATTTGTGCTCTGAGAAACAGGGAAAATTAGTCCTTCGATAGTTACCAATattattgtgttttgttttttggctgcacagtgcaaaaacaggcaaaatgagCCCTTAGAGAGTTAataatattatcattttttttggctccaccatgcatcatgtggaatcttagttccccatccagggatcaaacccttgcccccttcattgggagcacagagtcttaacccccggaccaccagggaagcctcaatatTATAACATCATCAAGATAAATTTTTTTAGGAGTGTGGATTCTTACATCTTCTCATACTAAAATCATGAACAGAGAAACCCATTGCTGGTGACCAGGAGCAAACTTCTGCCAAAACGTGAGCTCAAGTGTCAGTACCCGCCCCCCTCACCTAAATCCCACATACACTGACCTCCTCAGGCCCTTGGCCACTTCAGAGCAGTCCCTCGGTGAtttctgagaggctgtctcccagggTCAAGTCCTCAGGAAGCCCCCAAATAAAGCAGAAACTCACAGCTCTCTGGTTGTGCCTTTTTGTTTTTCGGTCAGCAGCCTTGGTGACTGTGGAGGAGGACAGAGCTGGCTTCTCTCCTTGGCCTGAACTCGGTGAGGGTCCGGAGCCTTGAAAGTACATGCCAGTCCTCAGCGAGTCCAGATAAATTGGGATAAGTTTCTCCTGGTTCTCAGATCTTCCGGTTTGGGGTTGATAATGCTGAGTTTTATCTGGTGGTGTGTAACAGGTACCTGGCCCCCAGTTGAGAGGTACTGGGAGAGTGCCCCCCAAGTTCTGCCTCCCAGAAAGATGCTGGGATCTGCTTAGTTGAAAGACACTGAATTGTCTAGAGTGAGTGAGGTTGGCCTAATGTCTTTTCTCAGGCTAAACAAAGAATGTCAGAAAGCCAACCTCATACACCCCAGCCAGATTCATGTAAAATACATAAGGAACTTACTCTTCTTAAGTACTTATTTAATTGGGATCTGAAGGAAATGTCACCCTGAAAATTGTCAAAAcgaaactcttcctttttttttttttaaattattcattcatttgttttattatttagattctacatataagcctttgtctttctctgtctgaattatttcacttagcttaataccTTCCAGGCCCATCCATGTGGTTGtgaaagtttattcttttttctggttgagtagtattccacatcttctttattcatttgttgatggacattcaggttgcttccatgtcttagatGTTGTACATAATGCTGCCTAGGAACATGGGGACACATGTTATTTTTCgagttagtgttttttttttgtttgttaaatgttttagtttatattggagaatagccaattaacaaggttgtaatagtttcaggtggaccgcaaagggactcagtcatacatatacatgtatccattctcccccaaactcccttcacCTCCAGGCTGCCgtgtaatattgagcagagttccctgtgctatacagtgggtccttgttggttatcctttTTTATTCGTTTATCACAAATTTAATAGTTTATTTTAGGAGAGGAATCATTTCACTTGCTTCAGGCGAAGTTCTGTTTCACACACTGCAGGCACctagcaaagaaaacaaacttatctcAAAGTCTCCTTGTCACttgtttagttgctcggtcatgtccaactcttttgtgaccccatagacagtagactgccagcctcctctgtccataggatttcccaggcaagcatactgcagtgggttgtcattttcttctccaggggatcttcctgacccagggatcgatcccatgcctcctgcattgcaggcgggttttttaccactgagccaccgtgaAAGCCCCTTCCTTGCCACTTGTTGCTCTTGTTTGGCTGCTAAGTACCACTTAGCACAACAAAGAGGAGGACAGGGGAAGCAACAAGAGCCTTCCACCCAAGTCTGTTCCAACTGCACATGAGAGAAATTTTGCCTTGGGTCCAGGGCAGCCGACGGCACTCTCGCTAGGTAGTGTCTCCTGGAGCATCCTTTTCAGCCTCAAACCGAGGCTGAGACTGCACCACATATGGACGTTTCATCACAGAGATCCTTCCACTCAACATCTTTAGATGATGGCTTTCATGTGACTTCTTTCAGAATCCACAGACAACATTTTTAATTCGTTTCAGGTCTCCATTCATGACTTTTAAGCTTCAACCTCTTGGTCTGCCTCTCACTGTCTCTGCATACGCTAAAGAAAGGCTGCTGCCAAAGGCACGAATTTGTTGGCCTGGCTGGGACCAGACTGGTTAGCCATTGTAAAtaaaatagtgtgtatatgtctatcTCAAACTTcccaactatcccttcccccaacctTCCCCTCTGGTATCCTTaagagtgtttttgttttgtctggaaaaATACCCAGGAGTCGAATTGCTGGAAGTgatgtgttaagtcactcagtcagatctgaccccatggactctagccctccaggctcctctggtccatgggattctccaggcaagaatactggagtgggttgccattccctcctccaggggatcttcccaacccagggatcgaacctgcatctcctgcattgcaggcagattctttgccatttgaaccaccagggaagcccatggaattgctgggtcgtatggtaagtagttctatttttagttttttgatgaAATTCCATACAGTTtctcacagtggctgcaccaagttacattcccattgtcagtgtacaagggttcccttttctccacgttcTCACTCGTATTTGTTACTTAtggtttttttgatgatagccatccaGATAGGTGTCAGGTGGTatcttgtggttttgacttgcttttctctgaaaattagtaatgttgagcatttgtttctgtgtctgttggtcatctgtatgtcttctttgaaaagtatttattcaggtcttctatccatttttaaattgagtcctttttttttgatactgagttggaTGAGCATATATATTAGATGAGTTTTTACATACTGGATGTTAACGCTTTATGAGTCATATCATAtctatcttctcccattcagtaagttgtcttttagttttgttgatggtttcctttgttgtgtaaaaccttttaaaattcattaattaatttttaattgaaggataattgctttacagaattgtgtgggtttctgccaaaacatctacatgaatcagccgtaagtacacatatgtcccctccctatATGCAAAAACCTTTGAATCTAACTAGATTTCATgaatctttgcttttgtttcctttgctttaggagacagatccaaaaataaATATCGCTTCAATTTTATGTCACAGAGCATTCTACCTAACTTTTCTTGTATGAGTTTTGTtgtttccagtcttacatttaggtctttaatccattttgagtttatttttgtatttggtgtaagaaaatgttctaatttcattcttttccatgtagctgtccagttttctcagtacTGCTTATTGAGGAGACTCTGTTCTCCACtgtacattctttcttttttttttaatttatttttttaaattctttttgttttttccactgtatattcttaaaAATCTTTGCCGTAGATTAATCGACCATaactgtgtgggtttatttctgggctctctagtctgttccgttgatctatgtgtctgtttttgtgccagtgccatattGGTTACTGCAGCTTTGTAAGTACAGTTTGAAGTCAGGGATGACCATAcctccagctttttttttaaacttttcactttgtattggggtatagccaattaacaaggtcgtaatagtttcaggtgaacaacaaaggaattcagccatacatatatacatacccatcctcccccaaactctccttcCATCCCTCTAACTTTATTCTTCATTCTTAGGATTGCTTTAGCAAGGTGGGGGCTCTTTTTGACATTCCAAAACTCTTTTGTGTATACAGTTAGAGAAAGTTGGCTTCACAAAGCATCTTCAGAATTCTGACCTTAAAGGAACAAGTTCTAGGAAGAATTTGCTTTACCTTCTTTGTGCCTTTGAGCTGTAAATATTCTGCCAAACTATTTACAAAATATTCTACCAGACCTAATTCCTGagactgagaggaaaaaaagagagagacagaaaagaagtcttttttaaaaattcaagctaGAAAGCTTAACTTATTCAAACTGCTATTTGTAAGCTATTGAGTTTCATGTTGTAAAATCTGATTTatgactaaattttaaaatgaagctatgaaaaaataaataaataaaatgaagctaTGAGATCTGATTGTGCCTGTCTATATGTTTGTCCCTTATAGATATGATATAGATATGTCTCTACTTGTTATATATAGatatcattttaaatatgatgTCTCTACCTTTGGGTGGTATCACAGAAATTAATTTggaaatgagctctatttaattggcttacaCAGGAAATTAATGCTTatataaattcttagaaactAACCCAAATTAATTTCAGGTTCACATATTCTGGGAATTATTCAGTATTAAATTAATGTTTGTTATTAAAGTTAGCTTGAGTTTGTTTGCTTAATGAATACAGATATGTCTTTAGGGTCATCAACATTAAATACAATGCTTTCATTGTACTTAGGTTTACCAGAAGTCAAATAAGATCTTATTATTTCTGTTATAAAAatttatcagaaagaaaaataacttggtATGATAAATTTTTATAAGTGAATTAAATGTAAATAAGAGTTTTTAGGTAAAATCTTTAGAAATTATTATACTTTAAGAATGGCcacttaaaaatagtttcccCAGATATTTGGTAACTTCAAACTGTCCAGTTTtgctaaattaaattaaatgatgGAGATCTATTGAAGATCTGTGTTTAAGTTACtaaaacattaattactgaacaTAGGCTTCCTTTTACGGACACACTAAAGATATTTAGGACTATTAGTAACTATGCTTGGTGTCAAATTGAGACACTTTCTATAAGAAAGCACATGTTTTTAGACAttataaatagtatatattaGTTGGCCAATCTACAGAATACTAATATAAAAGACAATTTATAATTGCTTACTTCTTATTTTCACTAGAAAGGATTTTTTAAGAGTtgaaaatgctaattaaaatatgtaattaaaaccACTAGAAGTTAAATAGGAAAACATTTTTGTATGCAAGGGAAAAAAAGCCTAAGGACTGGAAATGCATGTAGTTAAGGTAAGAAAGAGTAATTTTGTcctaaagaaaagagagagaaagggaaaaacataGGACAAAAATCTGGAGGTGAAAAAGAAAGTTACATAAAGTTTGTAGGAAAGAAatcctagggaaaaaaagaaaagaaagttttgtTTGTGATCAGGACTGGCTAACATTagaacaattttaaataaatacatacattaaataattaaataaatttaaaaaataaattcatgaatacacgaattttaatattaaaggtaaggtgggggaagggataaattagtttGGGATTACCAGatgcacactactgtatataaaatagataaataagaaggacttactatatagcacagggaactatactcaatatcttttaataacctataatggaaaa from Dama dama isolate Ldn47 chromosome 32, ASM3311817v1, whole genome shotgun sequence includes:
- the STAR gene encoding steroidogenic acute regulatory protein, mitochondrial, yielding MFLATFKLCAGSAYRHVRSMKGLRQQAVLAIGQELNRRALGGPAPAVWINQVRRRGSLLGSQLEDPLYSDQELAYIQQGEEAMQRALGIIRDQEGWKKESRQANGDEVLSKVIPDVGKVFRLEVVVDQPMERLYEELVERMEAMGEWNPNVKEIKVLQKIGKDTVITHELAAEAAGNLVGPRDFVSVRCTKRRGSMCVLAGTATLYEEMPQQKGVIRAEHGPTCMVLRPLAGSPSRTRLTWLLSIDLKGWLPKTIINQVLSQTQVDFANHLRKRLESCPALEARC